One stretch of Flavobacterium sp. 9 DNA includes these proteins:
- a CDS encoding alpha-galactosidase, translated as MKRILFLLAFTTLFCKVNAQESQIQIETQNTALILKAAKNGILYQSYLGTKLKDNLAYNTLSKENTKSFVINDGNPLVNLRHQTYPTYGTENLFESAIRMTHNDGNPSLELNYVSHRTDKIDANTTETIIKLKDPVYPVEVTLHYKAFYNENIIEQWTEIVHHEKKPVMLYNYASSMLHFDADHYWLTQFHGDWAKEVRMQESELTSGTKVIDSKLGVRTDMYQTPVFFLSLNEKANETSGELIAGTIAWSGNFKFAFELDNKNSLRISSGINPFASEYSLESGKAFTTPSFIYTFSNKGKGQASRNLHTWARKYGVKDGEKPRLTLLNNWETTFFNFDEKKLTDMFADSKTLGVDMFLLDDGWFGNKYPRSGDKSGLGDWQATKTKLPNGLGFLMQEAEKTGVKFGIWIEPEMVNPKSELYEKHPDWVLKLPNRPESYYRTQLVLDLCNPQVQDFVFKTVDDIMQTNSGVAFFKWDCNRMMTNAYSTYLKNQQSHLFIEYTKGLYKVLDRIKTKYPNLPMMLCAGGGGRTDYGFLKYFTEFWASDNTDPFNRVFIQWGYSQFFPAFAICNHVTSWGNQSIKFKTDVAMMGKLGFDINIKELKEKELKYCQDAVANYKRLSPVIWHGDMYRIVSPYDESRAVLMYVNEAKSKAVLFSYTLHPLYDPQYNLVRFQGLDPNKTYKVDEINLMPEAKKTLEESGESFTGDYLMNVGLRVSSSKVESSVVLEITEV; from the coding sequence ATGAAAAGAATACTATTTCTATTAGCATTTACAACTCTGTTTTGTAAAGTTAATGCACAAGAAAGCCAAATTCAGATCGAAACTCAAAATACAGCTCTGATTCTAAAAGCGGCAAAAAATGGCATACTTTATCAATCGTATTTAGGAACGAAACTCAAAGATAATTTGGCTTATAATACACTTTCGAAAGAAAATACAAAGTCATTTGTCATAAACGATGGAAATCCTTTGGTAAATCTTAGACATCAGACATATCCAACCTATGGAACAGAAAATTTGTTTGAATCGGCAATTCGAATGACTCATAATGATGGAAATCCTTCTTTGGAATTAAATTATGTAAGTCATCGTACCGATAAAATTGATGCAAATACTACCGAAACTATTATAAAACTAAAAGATCCGGTATATCCTGTAGAAGTTACGCTTCATTACAAAGCTTTTTATAATGAGAATATTATTGAGCAATGGACAGAAATTGTGCATCACGAAAAAAAGCCAGTTATGTTATACAATTATGCATCGTCGATGTTGCATTTTGATGCCGATCATTATTGGTTAACACAATTTCACGGAGATTGGGCAAAAGAAGTTCGCATGCAGGAAAGCGAATTAACCAGCGGTACAAAAGTAATCGACTCAAAATTGGGAGTTCGCACAGATATGTACCAAACGCCGGTTTTCTTTTTATCGCTTAACGAAAAAGCCAACGAAACTTCGGGAGAACTTATTGCAGGAACAATTGCCTGGTCCGGAAACTTTAAGTTTGCTTTTGAATTAGACAATAAAAATTCCCTTCGAATAAGTTCCGGAATCAATCCGTTTGCTTCAGAATACAGCCTGGAATCTGGAAAAGCATTTACAACGCCATCTTTTATTTATACTTTTTCGAATAAAGGAAAAGGGCAGGCGAGTAGAAACTTACATACTTGGGCAAGAAAATACGGAGTTAAAGATGGAGAAAAACCTCGCTTGACTTTACTAAACAATTGGGAAACTACATTTTTTAATTTTGACGAAAAGAAACTAACAGACATGTTTGCCGATTCAAAAACATTGGGCGTTGATATGTTCTTGTTAGACGATGGCTGGTTTGGGAATAAATATCCAAGAAGTGGCGATAAATCTGGTCTTGGAGATTGGCAGGCAACAAAAACAAAATTGCCAAACGGTTTAGGTTTCCTGATGCAGGAAGCAGAAAAAACAGGAGTAAAATTCGGAATCTGGATTGAGCCTGAAATGGTAAATCCTAAAAGTGAATTGTATGAAAAACATCCGGATTGGGTTTTGAAATTACCAAACAGACCAGAAAGTTATTATCGTACCCAATTGGTTTTGGATTTATGCAATCCGCAAGTGCAGGATTTTGTATTCAAAACAGTAGACGATATTATGCAAACCAATTCGGGTGTAGCCTTTTTTAAATGGGATTGCAACCGAATGATGACAAACGCATATTCGACATATTTAAAGAATCAGCAATCGCATTTATTTATCGAATATACCAAAGGTTTGTACAAAGTCTTAGACCGAATTAAGACCAAATATCCAAATTTGCCAATGATGCTTTGCGCCGGTGGAGGAGGCAGAACGGATTACGGATTCCTGAAATATTTTACCGAATTCTGGGCAAGTGATAATACAGATCCGTTCAACAGAGTATTTATTCAATGGGGATATTCGCAATTTTTTCCTGCCTTTGCGATTTGTAATCACGTAACTTCATGGGGAAATCAATCCATTAAATTCAAAACCGATGTCGCGATGATGGGCAAGTTAGGTTTTGATATTAATATAAAGGAACTTAAAGAAAAAGAACTAAAATATTGTCAGGATGCAGTTGCCAATTACAAGCGATTAAGTCCCGTAATCTGGCACGGAGACATGTATCGAATTGTCTCGCCTTATGACGAAAGCCGCGCCGTATTAATGTATGTAAATGAAGCAAAAAGCAAGGCAGTATTGTTCTCTTACACGCTTCATCCGCTTTATGATCCACAATATAATTTGGTTCGTTTTCAAGGTTTAGATCCAAATAAAACCTACAAAGTCGATGAAATAAACCTAATGCCCGAAGCAAAGAAAACTCTCGAAGAATCCGGCGAATCCTTTACAGGAGATTATCTAATGAATGTTGGTTTAAGAGTTTCTTCGTCTAAAGTCGAATCCAGCGTAGTCCTGGAAATTACAGAAGTTTAA
- a CDS encoding T9SS type A sorting domain-containing protein, producing the protein MKKLYLLLPLLLPLITYSQDILWEKSYGGQHADYLFDAQPTADYGFILAGSSLSNKTGNKSDDNHGDLDYWVWKMTEKGELDWQKSFGGSGFDLLQSIKNTKDGGFILAGTSSSGTGFQKAEDCKGLTDFWVIKLDASGAEQWQRTIGGNGSDELLCAFQTRDGGYILGGSSSSSPVSISDIKPDAKSLTTTKADLYSKSEKSRGNMDYWVVKLDKQGVIEWQKTYGGEYADLLRSMEQTTDNGFILAGYSTSSRSGDKTESNKGVGDVWVLKINDVGEIEWQNSYGAEGDDQPYVIHQTIDGGYIIGANSNSTNPLTSLGGIVGSGTDYWVLKLDEEGGVVWSKTYDFGKVDILTSLVENKDHTYLIGGYAQSERRVPREGIVGKLTNVAVKEKDGINDYIALKIDEKGEELWNKTVGSAGEDILRKLIETRDGGYLMAGTSNSGASKDKNSNIGGSDFWVVKLKDKTKIEKVKSSIEAIPNPVSTYTNVIIGYDFTSGTASVVDMTGRTLQNFSISSRTVPVDLSAYAEGIYIINIKTDVKTESVKVIKRITSK; encoded by the coding sequence ATGAAAAAACTTTACCTACTCCTTCCTCTTTTATTGCCATTAATTACTTATTCTCAAGATATTCTTTGGGAAAAATCATATGGAGGACAACATGCTGATTATCTTTTTGACGCACAGCCAACAGCCGACTATGGTTTTATTTTGGCAGGAAGTTCATTATCTAATAAAACAGGAAATAAATCAGATGATAATCATGGAGATCTTGATTATTGGGTGTGGAAAATGACTGAAAAGGGAGAACTTGACTGGCAGAAAAGTTTTGGAGGAAGTGGATTTGATTTACTTCAAAGTATCAAAAACACAAAAGATGGTGGATTTATTCTGGCAGGAACTTCAAGTTCAGGAACAGGTTTTCAAAAAGCAGAAGATTGTAAAGGACTTACTGATTTTTGGGTTATAAAATTAGATGCTTCCGGAGCTGAGCAGTGGCAAAGAACAATTGGCGGCAATGGCTCAGATGAATTGTTATGCGCTTTTCAGACCAGAGACGGAGGTTATATTTTAGGAGGATCTTCAAGCTCCAGCCCTGTCTCTATTTCAGATATTAAACCTGATGCAAAGTCCCTGACAACTACCAAAGCAGATTTGTACAGTAAATCAGAAAAAAGTCGAGGCAACATGGATTACTGGGTTGTAAAATTGGACAAACAAGGTGTTATTGAGTGGCAAAAAACTTACGGAGGAGAATATGCAGACTTACTAAGAAGTATGGAGCAAACAACAGACAATGGTTTTATTCTGGCGGGATATTCCACTTCATCACGATCTGGTGATAAAACGGAAAGCAATAAAGGAGTTGGAGATGTCTGGGTTTTAAAAATAAATGATGTTGGAGAAATAGAATGGCAAAATTCTTATGGAGCAGAAGGTGATGACCAGCCTTATGTAATTCACCAGACAATTGATGGCGGATATATTATTGGAGCAAATTCAAACAGTACAAACCCACTTACTTCATTGGGAGGAATAGTTGGAAGCGGCACTGATTATTGGGTTTTGAAACTAGATGAAGAAGGAGGAGTTGTATGGAGTAAAACCTATGATTTTGGAAAAGTGGATATTTTGACCTCATTGGTAGAAAACAAAGATCATACGTATTTAATTGGCGGATATGCCCAAAGTGAAAGAAGAGTTCCAAGAGAGGGAATCGTTGGAAAATTAACCAATGTGGCTGTCAAAGAAAAAGACGGAATCAATGATTATATCGCCTTAAAGATTGATGAAAAAGGAGAGGAATTGTGGAATAAAACCGTTGGAAGTGCAGGCGAGGATATTCTTAGAAAATTGATAGAAACCCGCGATGGAGGATATTTGATGGCAGGAACGTCTAATTCAGGCGCTTCAAAAGATAAAAACTCCAATATTGGGGGTAGTGATTTTTGGGTTGTAAAGTTGAAAGACAAAACAAAAATCGAAAAAGTTAAATCAAGTATAGAAGCCATTCCAAATCCGGTATCGACATATACAAATGTTATTATAGGTTACGATTTTACTTCAGGAACAGCCAGTGTTGTGGATATGACAGGTAGAACGCTTCAAAATTTCAGTATTTCAAGCAGGACAGTACCGGTTGATTTAAGTGCCTATGCAGAGGGAATTTACATCATCAATATTAAAACAGATGTAAAAACAGAATCTGTAAAAGTGATAAAAAGAATAACAAGTAAATAA